The following are encoded together in the Populus trichocarpa isolate Nisqually-1 chromosome 5, P.trichocarpa_v4.1, whole genome shotgun sequence genome:
- the LOC7477102 gene encoding cytochrome P450 89A2 encodes METWLLILVSISISLFLKFIFNNFLTTKKLPPGPVTFPIIGNLLWLRLSSFKLEPILRSLHAKFGPMVTLRIGTRPVIFIADRALAHRALIHKGAVYADRPPAFATRNQLNISSSSYGPTWRLLRRNLMAEILHPSRVKSYSHARNWVLQILQNRFESEAKSGRPVRVMEHFQYAMFCLLVLMCFGDKLDESQIEKIEEVLRHMLVNIGKFNILNCWPRVTKIVLRKRWNELFRLRKLQEDVLIPLIRARKKAKEERIRRGKEDKKGHEDEYVLSYVDTLLSLELPEEKRKLEEGEMVSLCSEFLNGGTDTTSTALQWIMANLVKYPQIQEKLFMEIKGVVRDGEENIKEDELQKMPYLKAIILEGLRRHPPGHFVLPHAVSEDVVLDKYVIPKDGTINFMVAEMGWDPKVWEDPMAFKPERFLNGGGETFDITGSREIKMMPFGAGRRICPGYGLAMLHLEYFVANLIWKFEWKAVDGDDVDLSEKEEFTVVMKNPLQAQICPRLK; translated from the coding sequence ATGGAAACTTGGTTGCTTATCCTTGTCTCCATCTCCATCTCTCTCTTCTTGAAATTTATCTTCAACAATTTCCTAACAACCAAGAAACTCCCTCCAGGTCCTGTAACATTTCCTATCATCGGCAACTTACTATGGCTCCGCTTGTCCTCCTTCAAACTGGAGCCCATCCTCCGGTCCCTGCATGCCAAGTTTGGCCCAATGGTTACCCTCCGTATTGGCACTCGCCCTGTTATCTTCATTGCGGATCGCGCCCTTGCTCATAGGGCTTTAATACATAAAGGTGCAGTTTACGCGGACCGTCCACCAGCTTTTGCTACTAGAAATCAGCTTAATATCAGTTCTTCCTCTTATGGCCCAACTTGGCGACTCCTGCGGCGTAACCTCATGGCCGAAATCCTCCACCCTTCGCGCGTGAAATCTTACTCTCATGCACGCAACTGGGTGCTGCAAATCCTCCAGAATCGCTTCGAGTCCGAAGCGAAATCCGGTCGTCCTGTTCGTGTGATGGAGCATTTTCAATATGCCATGTTTTGCCTGTTAGTCCTGATGTGTTTTGGTGACAAGCTTGATGAAAGCCAGATAGAAAAAATCGAGGAAGTACTGCGACATATGCTTGTGAATATCGGTAAGTTCAATATACTCAATTGCTGGCCAAGAGTGACGAAGATTGTGTTGCGCAAGCGTTGGAATGAGTTGTTTCGCCTCCGAAAATTGCAAGAAGATGTTTTGATTCCATTGATAAGAGCGAGAAAGAAGGCAAAGGAAGAGAGGATAAGAAGAGGTAAAGAGGACAAGAAAGGGCATGAAGATGAGTATGTTCTGTCCTATGTTGACACCTTATTGTCTTTGGAACTTccggaagagaaaagaaagctcGAGGAAGGGGAAATGGTCAGTTTGTGCTCGGAGTTTCTTAACGGAGGAACAGATACTACTTCAACAGCACTGCAATGGATCATGGCAAATCTGGTTAAGTACCCACAGATTCAAGAGAAGCTATTCATGGAGATTAAAGGGGTTGTACGAGATGGGGAGgagaatataaaagaagatgAATTGCAAAAGATGCCATATCTAAAAGCAATAATTCTAGAAGGGCTGAGGAGGCACCCACCCGGCCATTTTGTGTTGCCACATGCGGTGAGTGAAGATGTAGTGTTGGATAAATATGTGATACCAAAAGATGGAACTATAAATTTCATGGTAGCTGAAATGGGATGGGATCCAAAGGTGTGGGAAGATCCTATGGCATTCAAGCCCGAAAGGTTTCTTAATGGAGGAGGGGAAACATTTGATATAACAGGAAGTAGAGAGATCAAGATGATGCCATTTGGGGCTGGGAGGAGAATCTGTCCTGGTTATGGTTTAGCTATGCTTCATTTGGAGTATTTTGTAGCTAATTTGATTTGGAAATTTGAGTGGAAGGCTGTGGATGGAGATGATGTTGATCTGTCTGAGAAGGAGGAATTCACAGTAGTGATGAAGAATCCATTGCAGGCCCAAATATGCCCAAGgttgaaataa
- the LOC7477103 gene encoding photosynthetic NDH subunit of lumenal location 4, chloroplastic produces MAALSAITFTTSKNLFNSNKPTLTSKPTSPFSCLSCLSHDRETNLSLKSVSKTKKCILDVGLGLLAASVLAFSPLDAEATRIEYYATVADPPCDLNFVPSGLGYCDISVGPGVDAPYNELINVHYTARFADGRVFDSSYKRGRPLTMRIGVGKVIRGLDQGILGGEGVPPMQEGGRRKLYIPPPLAYGPEPAGCFSGDCNIPGNATLLYDINFVGVYSGNRSLPKK; encoded by the exons ATGGCAGCACTCTCTGCTATAACATTCACAACCTCAAAAAACCTCTTCAATTCTAACAAACCCACTCTCACTTCCAAACCCACTTCACCATTTTCTTGTCTTTCTTGTTTGTCACATGACAGAGAAACAAATCTCTCATTGAAGTCAGTTTCTAAGACAAAGAAGTGCATTCTTGACGTGGGTTTGGGGCTTTTAGCTGCTTCTGTTCTTGCTTTCTCACCATTGGATGCTGAAGCCACTAGAATTGAGTACTATGCTACGGTAGCAGACCCACCATGTGACCTTAACTTTGTTCCCTCTGGCCTTGGTTACTGTGATATTTCTGTAGGGCCTGGTGTGGATGCCCCGTATAATGAGCTCATTAAT GTCCATTACACTGCAAGATTCGCTGATGGGAGAGTCTTTGACAGCAGCTATAAACGCGGCAGACCTCTCACTATGCGCATTGGCGTTGGTAAG GTCATTAGAGGATTGGATCAGGGAATTCTAGGGGGTGAAGGGGTGCCCCCAATGCAAGAAG GTGGAAGACGTAAGCTATATATTCCTCCTCCTTTAGCATATGGTCCAGAACCTGCAGGGTGCTTCTCAg GTGATTGCAATATCCCTGGCAATGCAACTCTTCTCtatgatattaattttgttgGAGTTTACTCTGGGAATAGGAGTTtaccaaaaaaatga
- the LOC7477104 gene encoding heavy metal-associated isoprenylated plant protein 23, translated as MGVSGTLEYLSDLVGSGGHKHKKKKQLQTVELKVRMDCDGCELKVKKAISSLSGVKKVEINRKQQRVTVTGYVDSSKVLKKAKSTGKKAEIWPYVPYNLVAQPYAVQAYDKKAPPGYVRNVENTVTTGTVTRYDQDPYTSMFSDDNPNACSIM; from the exons ATGGGAGTTAGTGGCACTTTGGAGTATTTATCTGACTTGGTGGGAAGTGGAGGCCATaaacacaagaagaagaagcagttACAGACTGTTGAGCTTAAGGTCAGGATGGACTGTGATGGCTGTGAACTTAAGGTCAAGAAGGCCATTTCTTCATTGAGTG GAGTTAAAAAGGTGGAGATCAACAGAAAACAACAAAGGGTGACTGTTACAGGATATGTTGATTCAAGTAAGGTGTTGAAGAAGGCAAAGTCAACAGGGAAAAAGGCAGAGATTTGGCCGTATGTTCCTTACAATTTAGTGGCTCAACCTTACGCTGTTCAGGCTTATGACAAGAAGGCTCCTCCTGGTTATGTCAGGAATGTAGAAAACACTGTCACCACAGGCACCGTGACCAGATATGATCAGGACCCCTACACCTCCATGTTCAGTGACGACAACCCAAATGCTTGCTCTATCATGTAA
- the LOC7486318 gene encoding aspartic proteinase-like protein 1 isoform X1, whose translation MEAPFLLLILVMSSFLVQNTVELATFSSRLIHRFSKEYKEVSVSRGGDVNGTWWPEKKSKEYYQILVSSDLKRQKLKLGPHYQLLFPSQGSKTMSLGNDFGWLHYTWIDIGTPHVSFMVALDSGSDLFWVPCDCVQCAPLSASHYSSLDRDLSEYSPSQSSTSKQLSCSHRLCDMGPNCKNPKQSCPYSINYYTESTSSSGLLVEDIIHLASGGDDTLNTSVKAPVIIGCGMKQSGGYLDGVAPDGLLGLGLQEISVPSFLAKAGLIQNSFSMCFNEDDSGRIFFGDQGPATQQSAPFLKLNGNYTTYIVGVEVCCVGTSCLKQSSFSALVDSGTSFTFLPDDVFEMIAEEFDTQVNASRSSFEGYSWKYCYKTSSQDLPKIPSLRLIFPQNNSFMVQNPVFMIYGIQGVIGFCLAIQPADGDIGTIGQNFMMGYRVVFDRENLKLGWSRSNCGDEGDGKTLPLTPSGTPQNPLPTNEQQSTPGGHAVSPAVAVNAPSKPSAASSQLISTRFCLLKCLLPLYLLHRVVSAS comes from the exons ATGGAGGCTCCATTTCTACTGCTAATTCTAGTAATGTCAAGCTTTCTAGTCCAAAACACTGTAGAATTAGCTACTTTCTCGTCCAGGCTGATACACAGATTTTCTAAGGAATATAAGGAAGTTAGCGTTTCAAGGGGAGGGGACGTGAATGGCACGTGGTGGCCGGAGAAGAAGAGCAAGGAATATTACCAGATACTAGTCAGCAGTGACTTAAAGAGGCAGAAATTGAAGCTTGGTCCTCATTATCAGCTTCTCTTCCCTTCTCAGGGTAGCAAAACGATGTCGCTTGGCAATGACTTCGGCTG GTTGCATTACACGTGGATTGATATAGGGACGCCACATGTATCGTTTATGGTGGCTTTGGATTCTGGGAGTGATTTGTTTTGGGTACCTTGTGATTGTGTGCAATGTGCTCCTTTATCTGCTAGTCACTACAGTAGTTTG GATAGAGATCTTAGTGAATATAGCCCGTCTCAGTCAAGCACCAGCAAGCAATTGTCTTGCAGTCATCGGTTGTGTGACATGGGTCCAAATTGCAAAAACCCAAAGCAGTCATGCCCTTACAGTATCAATTATTATACAGAAAGTACATCAAGTTCTGGATTGCTGGTTGAGGACATAATACATCTTGCATCTGGTGGTGATGACACATTGAATACTTCTGTGAAGGCTCCAGTGATCATAGG ATGTGGCATGAAGCAAAGTGGTGGTTACTTAGATGGTGTTGCTCCTGATGGTCTTTTGGGTTTGGGCCTGCAAGAAATCTCAGTTCCAAGTTTTCTTGCTAAAGCAGGATTAATTCAGAATTCTTTCTCAATGTGCTTTAACGAGGATGATTCAGGGAGAATATTCTTTGGTGATCAGGGACCAGCTACCCAACAATCTGCTCCATTTCTGAAATTAAACGGGAACTA CACAACCTACATTGTTGGAGTGGAGGTTTGTTGTGTTGGCACTTCTTGTCTTAAGCAAAGTAGCTTCAGTGCACTGGTGGATAGTGGCACATCATTTACATTTCTTCCAGatgatgtttttgaaatgattgCCGAGGAG TTTGACACACAAGTAAATGCTTCGAGATCTAGCTTTGAAGGGTATTCTTGGAAATATTGCTACAAGACTAG TTCACAGGACTTGCCCAAGATTCCATCTTTGAGGCTTATCTTCCCTCAGAACAACAGCTTTATGGTCCAGAATCCTGTTTTTATGATCTATGGCATTCAG GGAGTTATTGGCTTTTGTTTGGCAATTCAACCAGCGGATGGAGATATTGGAACAATTGGAC AGAATTTCATGATGGGATATCGGGTGGTCTTTGATAGAGAAAATTTGAAGTTAGGGTGGTCACGTTCTAATT GTGGAGATGAAGGTGATGGTAAGACGTTGCCGCTTACTCCATCTGGGACACCCCAGAATCCACTGCCAACCAATGAGCAGCAGAGCACTCCTGGAGGACATGCAGTTTCACCTGCTGTTGCTGTAAACGCACCCTCCAAACCATCAGCTGCTTCAAGCCAACTAATTTCAACTCggttttgtttgttaaaatgtCTGCTGCCACTGTATCTTCTGCATCGGGTTGTTTCAGCTTCATGA
- the LOC7486318 gene encoding aspartic proteinase-like protein 1 isoform X2, producing the protein MYRLWWLWILGVICFGYLVIVCNVLLYLLVTTVVWCSLVFGASIVQDRDLSEYSPSQSSTSKQLSCSHRLCDMGPNCKNPKQSCPYSINYYTESTSSSGLLVEDIIHLASGGDDTLNTSVKAPVIIGCGMKQSGGYLDGVAPDGLLGLGLQEISVPSFLAKAGLIQNSFSMCFNEDDSGRIFFGDQGPATQQSAPFLKLNGNYTTYIVGVEVCCVGTSCLKQSSFSALVDSGTSFTFLPDDVFEMIAEEFDTQVNASRSSFEGYSWKYCYKTSSQDLPKIPSLRLIFPQNNSFMVQNPVFMIYGIQGVIGFCLAIQPADGDIGTIGQNFMMGYRVVFDRENLKLGWSRSNCGDEGDGKTLPLTPSGTPQNPLPTNEQQSTPGGHAVSPAVAVNAPSKPSAASSQLISTRFCLLKCLLPLYLLHRVVSAS; encoded by the exons ATGTATCGTTTATGGTGGCTTTGGATTCTGGGAGTGATTTGTTTTGGGTACCTTGTGATTGTGTGCAATGTGCTCCTTTATCTGCTAGTCACTACAGTAGTTTG GTGCTCCCTCGTATTTGGAGCATCTATTGTGCAGGATAGAGATCTTAGTGAATATAGCCCGTCTCAGTCAAGCACCAGCAAGCAATTGTCTTGCAGTCATCGGTTGTGTGACATGGGTCCAAATTGCAAAAACCCAAAGCAGTCATGCCCTTACAGTATCAATTATTATACAGAAAGTACATCAAGTTCTGGATTGCTGGTTGAGGACATAATACATCTTGCATCTGGTGGTGATGACACATTGAATACTTCTGTGAAGGCTCCAGTGATCATAGG ATGTGGCATGAAGCAAAGTGGTGGTTACTTAGATGGTGTTGCTCCTGATGGTCTTTTGGGTTTGGGCCTGCAAGAAATCTCAGTTCCAAGTTTTCTTGCTAAAGCAGGATTAATTCAGAATTCTTTCTCAATGTGCTTTAACGAGGATGATTCAGGGAGAATATTCTTTGGTGATCAGGGACCAGCTACCCAACAATCTGCTCCATTTCTGAAATTAAACGGGAACTA CACAACCTACATTGTTGGAGTGGAGGTTTGTTGTGTTGGCACTTCTTGTCTTAAGCAAAGTAGCTTCAGTGCACTGGTGGATAGTGGCACATCATTTACATTTCTTCCAGatgatgtttttgaaatgattgCCGAGGAG TTTGACACACAAGTAAATGCTTCGAGATCTAGCTTTGAAGGGTATTCTTGGAAATATTGCTACAAGACTAG TTCACAGGACTTGCCCAAGATTCCATCTTTGAGGCTTATCTTCCCTCAGAACAACAGCTTTATGGTCCAGAATCCTGTTTTTATGATCTATGGCATTCAG GGAGTTATTGGCTTTTGTTTGGCAATTCAACCAGCGGATGGAGATATTGGAACAATTGGAC AGAATTTCATGATGGGATATCGGGTGGTCTTTGATAGAGAAAATTTGAAGTTAGGGTGGTCACGTTCTAATT GTGGAGATGAAGGTGATGGTAAGACGTTGCCGCTTACTCCATCTGGGACACCCCAGAATCCACTGCCAACCAATGAGCAGCAGAGCACTCCTGGAGGACATGCAGTTTCACCTGCTGTTGCTGTAAACGCACCCTCCAAACCATCAGCTGCTTCAAGCCAACTAATTTCAACTCggttttgtttgttaaaatgtCTGCTGCCACTGTATCTTCTGCATCGGGTTGTTTCAGCTTCATGA